From [Clostridium] symbiosum, a single genomic window includes:
- a CDS encoding 4-hydroxy-2-oxovalerate aldolase gives MGKVILMDCTLRDGANVVGKGFSAEITDMVLDGLTACGVPIIEFGNAGGIGAYEVAGFTEALTDTEYLEIAKKYMGRGAELGMFLNAKRYRKKYIDLAKDYGLGFLRVGADAGDGAIALEALTAIKKRGVKAYYSAMKAYLLTPEELAEEGKMLEDAGLDQITIMDSAGTMLPDQVAAYTEKLHNAVSIPVAFHCHNNLGLSAANALAAYQNGADILDCGLMGMARSAGNLATEICVALMHRFGEMKEIDLYGMLDFIENRLQPAMKDFHYHNPVTPLDLTLGLSGCHSSFVKTFKKTAAEKQVNLFKLITEVSAIDRKSPSEALIKETADQMK, from the coding sequence ATGGGTAAAGTGATATTGATGGACTGTACGCTCCGGGATGGGGCTAATGTGGTTGGGAAAGGATTTTCAGCAGAAATTACGGATATGGTGTTGGACGGCCTGACGGCCTGTGGTGTACCAATTATTGAATTTGGCAATGCTGGCGGTATTGGGGCCTACGAGGTGGCCGGATTTACCGAGGCCCTCACGGACACGGAATATCTGGAGATTGCCAAGAAGTATATGGGCCGGGGGGCGGAGCTTGGAATGTTTCTGAATGCAAAACGATACCGAAAAAAATACATTGATCTGGCAAAAGACTATGGCCTCGGCTTTCTGAGGGTAGGGGCAGATGCCGGTGACGGCGCCATCGCACTGGAAGCTCTCACCGCAATTAAAAAAAGAGGGGTAAAAGCGTACTATTCGGCAATGAAAGCCTATCTGCTAACGCCGGAAGAATTGGCTGAAGAGGGGAAAATGCTGGAAGATGCAGGTCTTGATCAGATTACGATTATGGATTCGGCGGGAACCATGCTGCCGGACCAGGTTGCGGCCTATACGGAAAAACTCCATAATGCGGTATCTATTCCGGTTGCCTTCCACTGCCATAACAATCTTGGTCTGTCCGCAGCCAATGCCCTGGCGGCCTATCAGAACGGAGCCGATATTCTGGACTGCGGTCTGATGGGAATGGCAAGAAGTGCAGGAAATCTGGCGACGGAAATCTGTGTTGCCCTGATGCATCGGTTCGGTGAGATGAAGGAGATCGACTTATACGGAATGCTGGATTTTATCGAAAACCGCCTTCAGCCGGCCATGAAGGACTTTCATTACCATAATCCGGTGACGCCGCTCGACTTGACGCTGGGCCTTTCCGGCTGTCATTCCAGCTTTGTAAAAACCTTTAAAAAGACGGCAGCGGAAAAACAGGTGAATTTGTTTAAACTGATTACCGAGGTGTCCGCAATTGACCGTAAAAGCCCTTCCGAAGCTCTAATTAAAGAGACAGCGGATCAAATGAAATAA
- a CDS encoding 2-hydroxyacid dehydrogenase, which translates to MTRVVLAGNYPEHTFEKLRKLLPEKDFILIPVDTAEAYEAMTDAEIMILRIFKAPRDVIEKNRNLKMILRWGAGFDSVDIEAAGERGIVVTNTPGANAPAVSELAVMLMMAVGRKLLCHTESLKNGVWSKNTFLNSSFCLNHKTVGIVGAGNIGRRTAAGVQAFGAKVLYYDAFRLTYEQEKTYGMHYTDFKTLLETSDIVSLHIPLTEETHHLIGAEELSRMKNGAILINTARGGLVDDHALAEAVKSGKLSGAGLDGVENEPLEAEDELLTLPDIIVTPHIGGGTADIGDMIIPMLVKDIMDFAAGNLLEHVVNREYLAR; encoded by the coding sequence ATGACAAGAGTAGTATTAGCGGGTAATTACCCTGAACATACCTTTGAAAAACTCAGAAAACTTCTTCCGGAAAAAGATTTTATATTAATACCGGTGGATACGGCGGAAGCTTATGAAGCTATGACGGATGCGGAAATTATGATATTACGTATTTTTAAAGCTCCGCGGGATGTAATAGAAAAAAACAGGAATTTGAAGATGATTCTCCGCTGGGGAGCCGGCTTTGATTCGGTCGATATTGAGGCAGCGGGAGAAAGAGGGATAGTGGTCACCAATACTCCCGGGGCAAATGCGCCGGCCGTCTCGGAGCTGGCTGTGATGCTGATGATGGCAGTAGGAAGAAAACTTCTATGCCATACGGAGAGTTTAAAAAATGGGGTGTGGAGCAAGAACACTTTTCTGAACAGTTCTTTCTGCCTGAACCACAAGACCGTGGGAATTGTGGGAGCCGGTAATATCGGCCGCCGGACGGCGGCCGGGGTACAGGCCTTCGGTGCAAAAGTCCTATATTACGATGCATTCCGTCTGACATACGAACAGGAGAAGACGTATGGAATGCACTACACAGACTTTAAAACTTTGTTGGAGACCTCCGATATCGTTTCTCTTCACATTCCTCTGACCGAAGAGACACATCACCTGATCGGCGCAGAGGAGCTGTCCCGGATGAAAAACGGAGCGATTCTCATTAATACGGCCCGCGGAGGACTTGTTGATGATCATGCCCTGGCCGAGGCCGTAAAATCCGGAAAACTTTCGGGCGCCGGACTGGATGGAGTGGAAAATGAACCGCTGGAGGCGGAAGACGAACTTCTCACACTTCCCGATATCATAGTAACACCCCATATAGGAGGTGGAACCGCGGATATCGGTGATATGATTATTCCCATGCTCGTAAAGGATATCATGGATTTTGCTGCCGGAAACCTCTTGGAGCATGTGGTCAACCGGGAATATTTGGCCCGGTAG
- a CDS encoding MATE family efflux transporter yields the protein MNLLKQYLKFVIPSIVSMWVFSLYTMADGVFVAKGVGETALAAVNLSMPLTSIIFALGLTFATGTSVLVSICMGKGDMDQANGLFSQNIITMAVLGIALTILIRMNLEPIALFLGATPDTLGYVKEYTGIIALFAVFFMISYNLEVLVKADGSPQLSTIGVMSCALMNMILDYVFVMHFHWGVWGAALATGLAQVTSTSIFLLYFLKKSRHLHFRKFRFRFSIYKKLLPLGIGEGISDFSSGIVVFLFNQVILSAIGEFALVSYTVISYLNTLVLMTMTGTSQGIQPLLGFHHGRGENGVCRSLLKYGICTALICGVAAFTVISAAAPGIASFFINKNRDSNLYTYTVRAMRMYSPAFLLIGFNVVAAGFFAAVERPVFAMTISLGRGLVLITVCLVLLPWLVGETGVWLAAAVSEGVCLLVTLLLAAKYKKKAVPGCGLAAVP from the coding sequence TTGAATTTATTAAAGCAGTATCTAAAATTTGTCATTCCGTCCATCGTGTCGATGTGGGTGTTTTCCCTCTACACGATGGCAGATGGGGTGTTTGTGGCAAAAGGAGTGGGGGAGACGGCTCTGGCAGCCGTCAACCTGTCCATGCCGCTGACCAGCATAATCTTCGCCCTGGGGCTGACCTTTGCCACCGGAACCTCGGTTCTGGTCTCCATCTGTATGGGAAAGGGCGATATGGACCAGGCCAACGGACTGTTCAGCCAAAATATTATAACAATGGCGGTTCTCGGGATTGCGCTAACCATCCTGATACGGATGAATCTGGAACCTATAGCGCTGTTTCTCGGCGCGACGCCGGACACGCTCGGTTACGTCAAGGAATATACAGGGATTATTGCGTTGTTTGCCGTCTTTTTTATGATCTCCTACAATCTGGAAGTACTTGTAAAAGCGGACGGGTCTCCGCAGCTCTCCACCATAGGCGTAATGAGCTGCGCCCTGATGAATATGATTCTGGACTATGTTTTTGTCATGCACTTCCACTGGGGCGTGTGGGGAGCGGCTCTTGCCACGGGCCTCGCACAGGTGACGAGTACCTCTATCTTTCTGTTGTATTTTCTGAAAAAATCACGTCACCTGCATTTTAGAAAGTTCCGGTTCCGGTTTTCCATCTATAAAAAACTTCTGCCGCTGGGAATCGGGGAAGGGATTTCCGACTTTTCCAGCGGCATCGTGGTTTTTCTTTTTAACCAGGTCATTCTCTCTGCAATAGGGGAGTTTGCCCTTGTCAGTTATACGGTCATTTCCTATTTAAATACTCTTGTGCTGATGACTATGACAGGAACCAGCCAGGGCATCCAGCCGCTTTTGGGCTTTCATCACGGACGGGGAGAAAACGGCGTCTGCCGCTCTCTGCTAAAATACGGGATTTGTACCGCGCTGATCTGCGGCGTCGCCGCATTCACCGTTATTTCGGCGGCTGCGCCGGGAATCGCCAGCTTCTTTATTAATAAAAACCGGGATTCAAACCTTTATACCTATACGGTCCGGGCAATGCGGATGTACTCGCCCGCATTCCTCCTCATCGGCTTCAATGTCGTCGCCGCCGGTTTTTTTGCGGCTGTCGAGCGGCCGGTCTTCGCCATGACCATCTCACTGGGCAGGGGATTAGTCCTGATTACGGTCTGCCTTGTGCTTCTTCCATGGCTTGTGGGGGAAACCGGCGTCTGGCTGGCGGCCGCTGTCTCGGAGGGAGTCTGTCTTCTGGTCACACTGCTGCTGGCGGCAAAGTATAAGAAAAAGGCCGTGCCGGGGTGCGGACTGGCGGCGGTTCCGTGA
- a CDS encoding MFS transporter — protein sequence MEEKNGKLSFRTKLSYGVAAAGDAAVYNFVSIYFLFYLTTVAGIDPAKAGTLSSLSLLIGAVATIFVGYLSDNSSNPHGRRRPFIRIGLPLFAVSFVLMHSKMAGGSILYYGIFATLFWSAYAIFYVPYTALGAEITDDYDDRTRLRTFAAVGSSAGNYFGMVFPLLLVSLFGRLGKSTETSWSMTAVIIVLFAAIMILTMLRATRGKERVMEAAASDQKPGIFKDYLNAFQIKPMKYLILSIIFTLAAYTIYLSSVAFFITYNLNLPESYSSTIFLVACIFIVIYAPFIDRVATAWGKKQSFILCMAVTSVLMIVMNFIGIRSHIMLLIFAAVHTLGASVYWQLSSAILYDLTEVIELKFGKRSEGTLSSLQSICQQVGTSFGMLIMGWILKFSGFHEGMAVQTAGALSGVQFLLTIVPAAGYLIAAAMMYLFPLTKKRYELVQKAIEEKNQTGQYSLDGLEQIV from the coding sequence ATGGAGGAGAAAAACGGAAAGCTCAGCTTCCGCACTAAATTAAGCTACGGGGTAGCCGCCGCAGGGGACGCGGCAGTCTATAATTTTGTCAGCATTTACTTTTTATTCTATCTCACAACGGTTGCAGGGATCGATCCGGCCAAAGCCGGAACCCTGTCGTCACTGTCACTTTTAATCGGGGCCGTCGCCACCATATTTGTCGGATACCTGTCCGACAACAGCTCAAACCCGCACGGCAGACGCCGCCCCTTTATCCGGATCGGCCTTCCGTTGTTTGCCGTTTCCTTTGTACTCATGCACTCTAAAATGGCAGGGGGCAGTATCCTTTATTACGGCATCTTTGCCACGCTGTTCTGGTCCGCCTATGCTATTTTCTACGTGCCCTATACCGCGCTTGGCGCGGAAATTACCGATGATTACGACGACAGGACGCGTCTTCGTACCTTCGCGGCGGTGGGAAGCTCCGCGGGCAACTACTTCGGCATGGTATTCCCGCTTCTCCTGGTAAGCCTGTTCGGCAGACTGGGAAAGAGCACCGAGACGAGCTGGAGTATGACGGCCGTAATTATTGTTCTCTTTGCAGCCATTATGATCCTTACCATGCTGCGGGCAACGAGGGGGAAAGAACGTGTTATGGAAGCGGCGGCTTCCGATCAGAAACCCGGTATTTTTAAAGATTACCTGAACGCGTTTCAGATCAAGCCGATGAAATACCTGATTTTATCCATCATCTTCACCCTGGCCGCCTACACGATCTATTTAAGCAGCGTTGCATTTTTCATTACCTATAACCTGAACCTGCCGGAAAGCTATTCTTCCACTATCTTTTTAGTGGCCTGCATTTTCATCGTAATTTATGCGCCGTTTATCGACAGGGTGGCGACGGCATGGGGCAAAAAACAGTCCTTTATCCTCTGCATGGCAGTCACCTCCGTACTGATGATCGTCATGAATTTTATCGGTATCCGGAGCCACATTATGCTGCTGATTTTTGCCGCAGTCCATACTTTGGGCGCTTCCGTATACTGGCAGCTTTCCTCTGCCATCCTTTATGACCTGACGGAAGTGATTGAACTCAAATTCGGCAAAAGAAGTGAGGGAACACTTTCCTCTCTCCAGTCTATCTGCCAGCAGGTGGGCACCTCCTTTGGAATGCTCATCATGGGATGGATTCTCAAGTTCTCCGGCTTCCATGAGGGGATGGCCGTGCAGACTGCCGGTGCTCTGTCGGGCGTGCAGTTCCTGCTGACAATTGTTCCGGCCGCAGGCTATCTGATCGCCGCGGCAATGATGTACCTGTTCCCTCTCACGAAAAAACGGTATGAACTTGTTCAAAAAGCAATTGAAGAAAAAAATCAGACCGGACAATACTCTCTCGATGGGCTGGAGCAGATTGTCTGA
- a CDS encoding amidohydrolase has protein sequence MNGADLILTGNSVFTALDDVPFKGGVAIKGNRIARVFQGEIPDGLADEHTEIREYGDKLIMPSFIDAHTHFSMGAAASSSHVCMELEDSSSPEECVRIAKEFERTHPDEKRIMGIGWYTAWWGDIPLPDKTLLDEAFPDKPVYLLCADLHTAWVNTLALQELGIDENTKPEYGEVRLGENGKPDGILFEIDLMLPIFAKLVDYPLEVLTELFGAFLKEANEYGITCLSDITAAKLNQEFITYMDKLIQMEENNTFTARLHTYTNLGVTGNYEKELAMYSKYHTEKIRYAGLKQVIDGVTSTYTGLLLEPYSDRPEMTCEANYPKETFLKCTKSANSQGLGVRYHCIGDKAVQWALDCFEEANLYADNEGNKKHLPNAIEHIENIHTDDIGRFKELGVIASVQPYHVTFDSNEKVSRIGMERCRYEWPFRSLIDNGAMLALGTDYPVVGLNPFKNIYAAVSRCDDEGNPTSVNPQEAITLAEALQGYTRWAACAYGREDELGTLEKGKFADIIVIDRNMFEIPQKEIQECQVELTVFDGAVIFDRENDGVC, from the coding sequence ATGAATGGGGCAGATTTAATTTTAACAGGTAATTCAGTTTTTACGGCACTGGACGATGTGCCTTTCAAGGGAGGAGTTGCAATAAAGGGAAACCGGATCGCCCGGGTTTTCCAGGGGGAAATTCCGGACGGGCTGGCGGATGAACACACTGAGATCCGGGAATATGGGGACAAGCTGATTATGCCGTCTTTTATCGACGCCCATACCCACTTTTCCATGGGCGCCGCCGCATCCAGCAGCCATGTGTGCATGGAACTGGAGGATTCCTCATCACCGGAAGAATGCGTAAGGATTGCGAAGGAATTCGAACGGACTCATCCGGATGAAAAGCGGATCATGGGAATCGGCTGGTACACCGCATGGTGGGGTGATATCCCGCTGCCTGACAAGACTTTGCTTGACGAGGCATTTCCTGATAAACCCGTCTATCTTCTGTGCGCGGATCTTCACACGGCATGGGTGAACACGCTGGCTTTACAGGAACTGGGAATTGATGAAAACACGAAACCGGAGTATGGGGAAGTGCGTCTCGGAGAAAATGGAAAGCCGGACGGCATTCTCTTTGAAATTGACCTGATGCTCCCCATCTTTGCCAAACTGGTGGATTATCCACTGGAGGTTCTGACCGAACTGTTTGGAGCATTTTTGAAGGAGGCCAACGAGTACGGAATTACCTGTTTAAGTGATATCACCGCAGCCAAACTGAACCAGGAATTTATCACCTATATGGATAAGCTGATTCAGATGGAGGAAAACAACACCTTTACCGCCAGGCTCCATACATACACCAATCTGGGTGTTACGGGAAATTATGAAAAAGAGCTTGCGATGTATTCGAAGTACCATACGGAAAAGATCCGGTACGCCGGTTTAAAACAGGTAATAGACGGTGTCACCTCCACCTATACCGGACTTCTTTTAGAACCGTATTCCGACCGTCCGGAGATGACCTGTGAGGCAAATTACCCGAAAGAAACCTTCTTAAAATGCACAAAGTCGGCCAACAGCCAGGGGCTCGGCGTCCGTTATCACTGTATCGGGGACAAAGCCGTGCAGTGGGCGCTGGACTGTTTCGAGGAGGCCAATCTTTATGCGGATAATGAAGGAAATAAAAAGCATCTTCCAAATGCAATCGAGCACATTGAAAATATCCATACGGACGATATCGGCAGATTTAAAGAGCTGGGCGTTATTGCATCCGTGCAGCCATATCATGTGACCTTCGACAGCAATGAAAAGGTCAGCCGCATCGGCATGGAACGCTGCCGCTATGAATGGCCGTTCAGAAGTCTGATTGACAACGGCGCCATGCTGGCACTGGGAACCGACTATCCGGTTGTGGGCCTTAACCCGTTCAAGAATATTTATGCCGCCGTATCCAGGTGCGACGATGAGGGAAATCCTACGTCCGTCAATCCGCAGGAGGCAATCACGCTTGCGGAGGCGCTTCAGGGTTACACCAGGTGGGCCGCATGCGCCTACGGAAGAGAGGATGAGCTGGGTACTCTGGAAAAAGGAAAATTTGCGGATATTATTGTTATCGATCGGAATATGTTCGAAATTCCGCAGAAAGAGATACAGGAGTGCCAGGTGGAACTGACGGTATTTGACGGCGCCGTTATATTTGACAGGGAGAACGACGGCGTTTGCTAG
- a CDS encoding flavin reductase family protein: MFYEPSKNNHGLQRNPFKSCSVPRVIGWISTKNEDGSDNLAPYSQFTNLTFDPPIVLFSSNQNVVGDRKNTVKNIERTGEFVYNMVSWDLREAMNRSSIFEVPEGVKDKFEYAGVSKVPSNLIDVMRVAESPVQYECRYMQTIRIPGNDTLATVDCIVAEVIGIHIADEFLLPNGKIDICSIKPVARLGYFDFTVVNNSFEMAPPKVSPEKQKLVDKGLEGKV; the protein is encoded by the coding sequence ATGTTTTACGAACCATCAAAAAACAACCATGGATTACAGAGAAATCCATTTAAATCCTGTTCCGTTCCGCGTGTGATCGGATGGATTTCCACGAAAAATGAGGACGGCAGCGACAATCTCGCGCCTTACAGCCAGTTCACCAACCTGACCTTTGATCCGCCGATTGTACTTTTTTCATCCAACCAGAACGTGGTCGGCGACCGCAAAAATACCGTCAAAAACATTGAAAGAACCGGGGAGTTTGTCTACAACATGGTATCCTGGGACTTGAGGGAAGCGATGAACCGTTCTTCCATCTTTGAAGTTCCGGAAGGGGTAAAAGATAAATTTGAATATGCCGGAGTTTCAAAGGTACCCTCCAACCTGATCGACGTTATGCGGGTGGCGGAATCACCGGTCCAGTATGAATGCCGTTATATGCAGACTATACGGATTCCCGGCAACGATACCCTGGCAACGGTTGACTGTATCGTAGCGGAAGTAATCGGAATCCACATTGCGGATGAATTTTTACTTCCCAACGGCAAGATTGATATCTGCAGCATCAAACCCGTTGCCCGCCTGGGATATTTTGACTTTACCGTAGTCAATAATTCCTTTGAGATGGCTCCACCGAAGGTGAGCCCGGAGAAGCAGAAATTAGTGGACAAGGGACTGGAAGGAAAAGTGTAA
- a CDS encoding AraC family transcriptional regulator, with protein MKVICAVKKESMSFFLHFNPYFAESAGEIGELLSGSEPCLLFIDALHITPGILKAVREKRDICLASLMAESPEQIGMMKTLYPEFRLISLANVADGREVFSAEMFKDILASEYVNDMIYGHPERILELDFLFRTMHIKITPQIVFTIVFDDFWTICEKKDNVYRYRLKRTLLNSTRKVLERGYSAVSATLMGTDKVVVLLNCRDLTGEDAEDYAARCAELLLSEIKKMTGYSVSIGMSCFCAAPALLCRAYEQSFRALEQSFMAGPGQLLRYQSPSFERGKTSKAGGSPALREQGKKDLIVAVTTQDDALCAETLNHIFAGLAMQNADSSYIKSLSVSILSELAGYGVGMGLDAVDISSKVLSVTGAIFKANTMNDVKAETYQFLQGLSRSLKSGVPKSTPLDMAAAYLEQYYMNNPGLNEVADLCGYSPAYFSRAFKARFGVNFVRYSREVQLKNAKKLLRGSDLSLAQIAEKTGFQTTSYLGAVFKKEVGLSPGNYRILSESGLHSD; from the coding sequence ATGAAAGTGATATGCGCGGTCAAAAAAGAGTCAATGTCGTTTTTTTTACATTTCAATCCATATTTTGCCGAGAGCGCCGGGGAGATCGGAGAACTTCTTTCCGGTTCTGAACCGTGCCTGTTATTTATCGACGCCCTCCATATTACGCCGGGCATTTTGAAAGCGGTTCGGGAGAAGAGAGATATCTGCCTGGCAAGCCTCATGGCGGAGTCGCCGGAACAGATCGGGATGATGAAAACGCTGTATCCGGAGTTCAGGCTGATCAGCCTGGCCAATGTAGCGGACGGAAGGGAAGTCTTTTCGGCGGAGATGTTTAAGGATATTCTGGCATCGGAATATGTGAACGACATGATATATGGCCACCCGGAACGTATCCTGGAGCTGGATTTCCTGTTTCGGACCATGCATATTAAGATAACTCCGCAGATCGTCTTTACCATTGTGTTTGATGATTTCTGGACCATCTGCGAAAAGAAGGATAACGTTTACCGGTACCGGCTTAAGAGAACCCTGCTCAACAGCACCAGAAAGGTACTGGAAAGGGGGTACAGCGCCGTGTCCGCCACGCTGATGGGGACGGATAAAGTGGTAGTTTTACTCAATTGCCGTGATTTAACGGGGGAGGATGCGGAAGATTATGCCGCCCGGTGCGCCGAATTGCTCCTGTCGGAGATTAAAAAGATGACGGGATATTCCGTTTCGATTGGAATGAGCTGTTTCTGTGCGGCTCCGGCATTGCTCTGCCGCGCCTATGAGCAGTCCTTCCGGGCGCTGGAGCAGTCGTTTATGGCCGGGCCGGGTCAGCTTCTGCGCTATCAAAGCCCATCCTTCGAGCGGGGGAAAACATCGAAGGCAGGCGGTTCGCCCGCCCTCCGGGAGCAGGGGAAAAAGGATTTGATCGTCGCGGTCACAACACAGGACGATGCTCTCTGTGCGGAAACACTCAACCATATCTTTGCCGGGCTTGCCATGCAGAATGCAGATTCTTCCTATATAAAGTCGTTATCGGTCTCCATCCTTTCCGAGCTGGCCGGATACGGCGTCGGCATGGGGCTGGATGCGGTGGATATTTCATCGAAAGTCCTGTCCGTCACCGGAGCGATATTCAAAGCCAACACGATGAATGACGTCAAGGCCGAGACCTACCAGTTCCTTCAGGGCCTGTCGAGGAGCTTAAAGTCCGGGGTTCCGAAAAGCACGCCCCTCGATATGGCGGCCGCCTATCTGGAACAGTACTACATGAATAATCCGGGATTAAACGAGGTGGCGGATTTATGTGGTTACAGTCCGGCCTATTTCAGCCGCGCCTTTAAAGCGCGCTTCGGAGTGAACTTTGTCCGCTACAGCCGGGAGGTTCAGCTTAAAAATGCCAAAAAGCTGTTGCGGGGCAGCGATTTAAGTCTTGCACAGATTGCGGAGAAGACGGGGTTCCAGACCACCAGCTATCTGGGCGCCGTTTTTAAGAAGGAGGTGGGGCTGTCTCCTGGAAACTACCGGATTTTGTCGGAGAGCGGGTTGCATTCTGATTAA
- a CDS encoding QueT transporter family protein, whose protein sequence is MRERNNKTVYFLAYGAVIAAIYTALTVPFAPISFGPVQFRISEALCILPFFTPAAVPGVFIGCLLSNLLSGAAPLDVVFGSLATLIGALGSYGLRRNRNLVCIPPILSNVIIIPWVLRFAYGSADLIPFAMVTVGIGEILAIGVLGNMLLRVLERYKNTIFGRCLAENTAAR, encoded by the coding sequence ATGAGAGAGAGAAACAACAAAACCGTTTACTTTTTAGCCTATGGAGCGGTGATCGCGGCCATTTATACCGCACTTACCGTGCCGTTTGCCCCGATTTCCTTCGGACCGGTGCAGTTCCGGATTTCCGAGGCGCTGTGCATCCTGCCGTTTTTCACGCCGGCGGCGGTACCGGGAGTCTTTATCGGCTGCCTGTTATCGAACCTGCTCAGCGGTGCGGCGCCGTTAGACGTCGTGTTCGGAAGCCTGGCAACGCTGATCGGCGCATTAGGCTCCTACGGGCTTCGCAGGAACAGGAATCTGGTATGCATTCCCCCGATCCTGTCCAACGTGATCATTATCCCCTGGGTTCTCCGCTTTGCCTACGGCTCCGCGGACTTAATCCCATTTGCCATGGTCACAGTGGGAATCGGAGAGATTCTGGCAATCGGAGTTCTGGGCAATATGCTCCTGCGCGTACTGGAACGGTATAAAAATACTATTTTTGGCAGATGCCTGGCAGAGAATACGGCTGCCAGATAA
- the murC gene encoding UDP-N-acetylmuramate--L-alanine ligase — translation MYQIDFGKPQSVHFIGIGGISMSGLAEILMDEGFKISGSDARSSELTEHLEARGAAVYYGQKAENIKDGIDVVVYTAAIHEDNPEFMEVKRRGIPLMSRADLLGQMMKNYKEAIAIAGTHGKTTTTSMVTEIFLEADNNPTISVGGILNSIGGNIRVGGPEFFVTEACEYTNSFLSFYPTMAVVLNIEEDHLDFFKDIDDIRRSFRLFMEKVPENGTVIINGDIENWQELTKDVSGRVITFGSSRENDYSADAIVYDEYARPSFDLYIKGEKRERLSLGVQGEHNVYNALGAIAVSLEAGAGMDAISRGLIRFTGTNRRFEKKGELKGITIIDDYAHHPQEIEATLKAAKNYPHKRICCAFQPHTYTRTKAFLNQFAEALSLADCVMLTDIYPARETDTLGVSSADIVALLKEKGVDAWYLPTFADVEKFILENCTQGDLLITMGAGDIVKVGEELLGH, via the coding sequence ATGTATCAGATTGATTTTGGAAAACCACAGTCGGTTCACTTTATCGGTATCGGCGGAATCAGCATGAGTGGATTGGCAGAGATTCTGATGGACGAGGGATTTAAGATATCGGGGTCCGATGCCCGCAGTTCAGAGCTGACGGAGCATCTTGAGGCCAGAGGGGCCGCGGTTTACTATGGTCAGAAGGCTGAAAATATAAAGGATGGAATTGATGTGGTTGTCTATACGGCAGCTATCCACGAGGATAATCCGGAATTTATGGAAGTGAAGAGGAGAGGGATTCCTCTGATGAGCCGCGCGGATCTTCTCGGGCAGATGATGAAGAATTATAAGGAGGCAATTGCAATTGCCGGAACCCACGGAAAGACGACGACCACATCTATGGTGACGGAGATTTTCCTGGAGGCGGACAATAATCCCACGATATCGGTGGGCGGAATCCTGAATTCCATAGGCGGCAACATCCGTGTGGGCGGTCCCGAATTCTTTGTGACCGAGGCGTGTGAATATACGAACAGCTTTCTGTCGTTTTATCCGACCATGGCGGTTGTACTTAATATAGAAGAAGACCATCTCGATTTCTTCAAGGATATCGACGATATCCGCCGCTCTTTCAGGCTTTTCATGGAAAAAGTCCCGGAGAATGGAACCGTGATTATAAACGGGGACATAGAGAACTGGCAGGAACTGACGAAAGACGTGAGCGGACGGGTCATTACATTCGGCAGCTCCAGGGAAAACGACTACAGCGCGGATGCCATTGTGTATGATGAGTACGCAAGGCCGTCCTTTGATCTCTATATTAAGGGAGAGAAAAGGGAGCGTCTCAGCCTGGGCGTGCAGGGAGAGCACAATGTTTACAATGCGCTCGGCGCCATCGCCGTGTCACTGGAAGCGGGAGCCGGTATGGATGCGATCAGCCGGGGACTTATCAGGTTCACGGGAACCAACCGGAGGTTTGAGAAGAAGGGCGAACTGAAGGGAATCACAATCATTGACGACTATGCGCACCATCCGCAGGAGATTGAGGCCACACTGAAGGCCGCAAAGAATTATCCCCATAAGCGTATCTGCTGTGCATTCCAGCCGCATACTTATACGAGGACAAAGGCATTTTTAAACCAGTTTGCAGAGGCTCTATCGCTGGCCGACTGCGTCATGCTGACCGACATCTATCCGGCCAGGGAAACTGACACTCTTGGAGTCAGTTCTGCGGATATTGTCGCTCTTTTAAAGGAAAAAGGAGTCGATGCCTGGTATCTTCCGACCTTCGCCGATGTGGAAAAATTTATTTTGGAAAATTGTACACAAGGCGATTTGTTGATAACTATGGGGGCCGGAGACATTGTAAAGGTTGGAGAAGAGCTGTTGGGACACTAG